The DNA region GCGCTCTTGTCCACAGAGGAAATCGTGGGCCGGAGCCTCTTCGATTTCACCCATCCGGACGACCGATCACGGGACCGTCGTCTCCTCGGTCGCCTTCTCCTCGACCCCGGCGAGGCGAGGACGGTCGAAACCCGATTCCTCCGTCCCGATGGACACGTCGTATGGGCGCGCGTCACGCTTTCTCCCGTGCTGCCCGCCGAGCCGCGCAAGCCGTTCATGGTCGCGATGGTCGAGGACGTCACGGCAAGGCGAGCCTCGGAGGAGGCGAGCCGGGTCGCCGCGGAGCGATTGCTGAGGATCCAGACGCTCGAAGGGGAAAGCGCGTGGAAGAGCCGCGTCCTCACGATGGCTTCGCACGAGCTGAAGAACCCCTTGACGCCGATCCTGCTTCAGATCCATCTTCTCAGGGAAGGACGTCGTGGCCCCGTGACCGACGAGCAGTCGCGGGCGCTGACCATGATCGATGCGCAGGCTCGGCGCCTGAGCGCCCTCCTCGGCGATTTCCTCGATGTCGCCCGCATCGAGCAGGGGCGACTCTTCGTGTCGCCCCGAAATGCCGATCTCGTGACGGTGCTCGCGGCGATCGAGGAGATGTACGCGCCCCTTGCCGCGGAACGCAAACTCACGTTCGAAGTGGTCGCGCCCGCGACCTTGACGGCTCACTTCGATCCCGATCGCATCCAGCAGGTGCTCGAGAACCTCGTGGTGAACGCCCTCAAGTTCACTCCTGCCGAGGGGCGCGTGAGGATCCGCGCCGCCAAGGACGCGGCGGGCGGCGCCGTGATCGAGGTCGAGGACACGGGGCCCGGCATACCCGCCGACCTCCTGGAGTCGAGCTTCCGACCCTTCATGCGCACGGCCGACCGCGAGCGCTCGCGCGCCGCCGGCACGGGTATCGGATTGTACATCGCGCGAAGCCTCGTGGAGGCCCACCGAGGCACCATCACCGCGCGGAACCGCGATGAAGGCGGCGCCGTGTTCCGCGTCGTGCTCCCGCCCGCGTGATCAGCGGCGCATGCGCTCGCGCGACGCCTTCTTCGAGTCGTCGAGGGCGGCGCGAAAGGCCGCGATGG from Candidatus Thermoplasmatota archaeon includes:
- a CDS encoding PAS domain S-box protein, giving the protein MDAPLGRIAEATTPVARTIERQWDEAAALHREAPDPMFLLDRQGIVRRAAGPVAHVEGKRFLDLVPREARYDVALSIQDALSPGLARSFDVQLEVGSEARWFQASAYPVREGDLIVGIILRTLDVTSRRREEERLRRRESLMSDAEGTAHLGTWEWDVTQPVASWSPELYRIYGLDPATHTPTYQDYLTRVHPDDRQRVIEATESVFRDHEPFSHDERVFRSDGEIRYLHTWAQAVVDDRGRLQRLLGVCQDITDRKRVELALAESESRFRAIFNRSALGIATLDPAGRIEEANPAFEALLSTEEIVGRSLFDFTHPDDRSRDRRLLGRLLLDPGEARTVETRFLRPDGHVVWARVTLSPVLPAEPRKPFMVAMVEDVTARRASEEASRVAAERLLRIQTLEGESAWKSRVLTMASHELKNPLTPILLQIHLLREGRRGPVTDEQSRALTMIDAQARRLSALLGDFLDVARIEQGRLFVSPRNADLVTVLAAIEEMYAPLAAERKLTFEVVAPATLTAHFDPDRIQQVLENLVVNALKFTPAEGRVRIRAAKDAAGGAVIEVEDTGPGIPADLLESSFRPFMRTADRERSRAAGTGIGLYIARSLVEAHRGTITARNRDEGGAVFRVVLPPA